From the Ignavibacteria bacterium genome, the window CGTACTACTTCTTCTTTTCACATTTATCTCATTGGGGACACTCGATGAGCCGCTTGAGTATGTTGAGATAGATTTTGGGAGTCCCGGCAGCGGAATGAGGGGAGCTTCGATGCAAACAGAACAAGCAAACAAGGCAATTGAAGAAATTCCGGAAGAAACTACTCCAGAGAAGATAAAAGAAGAAGTAAAACCTCCAGTAACGAAACAAGAATTTGACGAATCTGTAGTAAAAAAAGAAAAAAAAGAGGAGAAGAAAAAACCTAAGGAAGAAATCCGCAGAGAAGAAAAATCTGAAACTACTGATCCTTCAAGTTCTAAAAACTTAACCGGCGATGCCGGTTTAGGTTCTTCTGGATTTAGTTTTGATTGGGGTGGACGCGGGACTCGAAAAATTCTTCGCTGGGAGAAACCGACCTTCCCTCAAGGAGTCCAAAAAGAAATCGATATCAAAGTGCGTTTTATAATTTTGCCTGATGGTTCTGTAGTTTCTCCAATTCCATTAATAAAAGCAGATACACAGCTTGAAGATGCTGCAATTGCAGCACTTAAGACGTGGAAATTCGAACCATTGAGACCAAATCAAGTTCAATTTGAACAGAATGTCGTAATTACAATTCCTTACCGACTGGAATAAATCTCTTATTTTACTCTGTGTAAAAACTCGATAATTAAGGGAACCTCTAAAAACTCCAAATAACAAAAAATAAATCTCAAATAAGCTACAACAACCAAAATTCAATCCGCTGTGGCGGACAAAACAAAGCAATCAAAGTATTCGTTTGAAATTTGGTTCATAGAATTTGTCATTTGGAGCTTGTGTTTTGAGATTTCGAGATGTCCTTATGCTAATGTAAACTAAGAGTTGGTAGATTTTTCACTGCTGGGCAGCAGCTTAATTCTTCCTTTGAAATAAAAACTGTAAAAGAAGAATTCGAGAATTGTTAAAAGTGTAAGTGAGATTGTGTCCCGGTTGTAGAACTTACCGAACCCTTGCGGCTCGAAAACTAATGAAACCAGAAAATAAGATAACGTCCATCCAACTGAAAAAATTATTCCAATGAAGATTAGAACGAGAAATGCGGCACCGAGACTTTCCTCCTGCCATCTTTTTGTGAAGACGTAGAGTGCAAATATTATATGTACATAAAAGAAAAAAGCTGTTATCATATTTTCAAAATCAATTTACGAAGAAAGAAAGTAAATCACA encodes:
- a CDS encoding TonB family protein; translated protein: MKKVFSDRRYTYAISSVFHIVLLLLFTFISLGTLDEPLEYVEIDFGSPGSGMRGASMQTEQANKAIEEIPEETTPEKIKEEVKPPVTKQEFDESVVKKEKKEEKKKPKEEIRREEKSETTDPSSSKNLTGDAGLGSSGFSFDWGGRGTRKILRWEKPTFPQGVQKEIDIKVRFIILPDGSVVSPIPLIKADTQLEDAAIAALKTWKFEPLRPNQVQFEQNVVITIPYRLE